TTCCGCCATAGCATCTTGCATCGACCTTTGGAGAACATCGGCCGGGTGCATCTGCTCCGGTTGAATAACCTCTCGTAGGCACTGAGTACAGCTGGTTGATAGTGAGCCAGTTCTTCACCTTTCCACCAAATTCCTTGAAACATAGATCCGCAAAATCTCTAAAATCCTCTCTGCGCATAGTTTAGAATCCTTTCATTAATGTGAgatataatctatatattttctctCTTCCATTTTTACTCCTAAGATGCATGTTATGAACTAATAACATACATGACTTGGCGGTTCAAGAAACCGTCATACTCATCTTGCAGTGTTTGAGGAAGGTCCCAATGGTAGAGGGTAACGAAAGGGGTGATATTCTTCGCGATGAGGCCATCTATGAGTCTGTGGTAGTATTCAAGACCTCCTTTGTTCACTCCCCTACTCACCTTTCCTTCTGCTCATGCATATGTACATATCGTATACTTAATTttccaaacaatcaaaatcaaTATACCACTACTTGTATACACAGATCGATAATGTGTACGTACTTGGAATGATTCTTGACCACGCAAAGGAGAATCTGTAGCCAGTAGCATTCATTTCGTCCATAATGTCTATATCTTTCTGCAGTTTACATATACAATTGCATGTCATTAATCCACACGTAGAAGATACATAATACAGtgagtatatatatactgaGAATTAACCTGCCACATCGTATATGACTCGCAAGTAGTATCTCCATTCCCAAGATCGGACCCTCCTTTCTCTGATAGTAAACAAATACGTTACTATGAATGTATAGAGacttacatgtatatatataccgGACAAACGGCGGTATACCTGGGTATCTGTGAGTGAAGCCATCCCAAATGTTAAGACCACGTCCTCTGCCACCTTCAAtctgaaatgaaaataaacaaccaTGCGGCACTAAAGTTCAGCGTCAAAATTTTCTGGCTAAACAATGTATAATGATTTGTTACATGCCTGGTAAGCAGCCGATGAAACACCGAAGATGAAGTCTTTTGGGAAGCCTTTACTGTTTAAACGATCAGTGTTATTGCATGTAAATGGCTCGTTCTCTTCGCAAGTAATTTCCTTATTAGCTTTGCAACTTACCACAGCTAATAGAAAAACGATCAAGTCGAGTCCACGAAATTTCATGGTTAATGTGTAGatttgtatatatgtgtgtttgTGTTGGATGGAACCTTGTGCCAATCTACTGTTTATATAGCCTTTGTAAAGAAGAGGTGACGCATGCATTTTCTTGTGCCAATCTAGGGTTTAGAGCCTTGATATTTTAGGAGAGGTTTGGTGGGATGACTCCCGTGGTAGGTTCACGTACTTTAGGTCGATACAGTTTATATTTCtaacttaatgtttttttttttttttttttgaacttagctTTCAAATTTAAATGCAGAAAGAAATGTAAAAGATACAAGCCTAAGCCTTAGTATTTTAGAGCCCATCAAAGCCCAGCCAGAAATTAAAAACACAACATCAAAGAGACCCAACAGAGGCCCAAAGAGAAGAGGAAAGCGAGGAGTTGATTTTGGAAAGTGATACGAAGATCACGAGGAATGAAACGGTTGAGAGAGCTGAGCCGATCAGAGAGATGACTATGTGAGCCATGTCTGCATTAGAGTTGATGATAGAGTCGAGTTCTGATCACGAAGAGAAAGTATCTTGTTCTTTATCTGCCTATCCAAGAGCCGAAAGATCGAGTCTGGTGAGCGAAAGATCTGGCGATGGATCCGGGCATTCCTCTCTGTCCAGGTCCAGTATATGCAACTTTGCCAGCAGATTCTTAGTAGGATACTTTTTGGAGACTTCAAGCTAATTGTTAGCAGTTGATCCATAACTCTTTCCCATAATCTTTCAGGAGTATAACCACACCGCAAGGAGCATACTTGCCAAAGATGCCATGCAAATCTGCaatcaaagaagagatgattcCGACACTCAGCAGCAGAATTGCAGAGGACGCAAGCAGGGTCCGTTTGCAGTCCCCATCCCAAGACGCGATCTCTGGTCGGACAACGATTCAAGACAAATAACCAAGCAAGGAAGTTATGTCGGGGAATCCCGTACTTGTTCCACACGGAGTTATACCAAGGCACCGTGATTCCAGCCTCACAGAGCTTCCCATAGACAATACCAGTGCTATAtcgtaattaaaaatatatgttaatatcataaCATGTCGGGTAAGAAATATATGCAATTATATTATAGACTTACACAATACATAatactaaaatagaaattatatatttaaaacatttgtaatagtatcaaatacatttataaaataaaaaaatatctgcaGGTACTTGCAggtgtaacatttaaaaaaaaagttggacGATCAAAGCGCAAGCCATGCTAAAAAGTGGAAGCAAAACATTAAgttagtttgtttttttattttttattaagttttatttttatttttatttttaataaaaattagattgctttaatgttttatttttatttttatttttatttttagagtgCAAGCCAgatattaagttttatttttatttttaattaagatttcaaaacATTAGATTGCTTTAatgtttacaacatatatagtttgtttttttgtgttgcatttcaaaaagttatttttttatcattctgagtctgaatatttattttcaaaattttatatttgtcaagaaaactttaataaattacactactatttttttagtttggaagattacatgaattttgaatttgtttttgttactacattaatacgttattttataaaaaaaatatttgattttttggtaatattttataaattgtcTCAGcagattttttataattaaaaaaattaaaattaaaatttaatttgtcattaatattttaaatgaattactaaaatttcatagATTTCTaagaacatatttttaaatagtatatgaactaaatgttattatataatattatatttttgtatataaaaattttaaacaatatattattgagagtttcaaaatatataaaaagataacatatagttgtagatataagagttttaacctatgttaataaatttatttttgtataaaaatattatatagtttaggaattttaacacattttaataatgagtgataatttatttaaatgaaacaatttaaatttcttttttgttaatttacctatttaatataattttttcatatttaattcatatatcacttctattttatataatacataatataattataaaatttatagaaaatagtatataatttttattttcttgttttatgataaaattttagttaacatttatttataaaaatattatattacaaattgcaaaattaattaatatgttatttataaaaatatttaaaattgtaagtaagattttgttatatattttctcaacagttttttataacaaaaaaaatcaaatttatagttggtttattattaatgtaaataataaaatgtcATATTGTCTAATTCTTTAAGTTATATTATGACTGGTAGATAAAAataagattataaattaatagagtAGAAATAGAAGGACCGTGGTATAGTAGTCAAGGTTTAAAGGTTTTTACACTTAAATTTAGAGTTTGAATCCCAGACAACGCAATTTCTAGAAAGTGTGAAACCTTGTAAAACAGGTAAAATTATCGGTTGTAtacatatttttcataatttgtaatattttaattaatcagagaattaatagattagataataATGGAGAGTATATATATGTCAACGGAACGATGGACACTGAAGCGCAATGGGCTTGAGAGCTAaatttaaactctaaactcaatATAAAGTAAGCCCAGCTTCAACGACTATCGTCAGCCCTAGCTGTCTTGCGATGCGCACTATAAAACCTGCGAGATTCATAGATGATGGCAGAGCCGTCTTTTCTTTAGGTTCTTTTTAGTTTGATTTCGGTCTTTTCCTATGTCGAAACTGTAATCAAacgttttgttcttttttttttcgtttgcgCGAATGtttttaacagaaaaaaaaaatgaaatgggaGAAAGAGGTAAAAATCAAAAGGGGAGAGATTTAATCAATAGCTCTGAAATACCTGTAGGTTTTCTACAGGGTGCCCTTGCCTCTTCTTCCGAAATCGATAAAATGGCTTCATAGTACGGGTTTCTCTGTGCTTTCTTTGTGTTAAGAGTATTTTTATACTCTTCACTTTGAATCTAATTCACAATCCCGCCTCCAATCGCCAttacatgtttttttcttaatccaTCTAATTGTtgtatttacaaattttaattttaataaacctTTTGGTTTGTTTATCCTATATTTTAAGGAAGTTTGAGGAAGGTCATAATTCATAGGCAGAATGATATCCAAGATGTAGATACCAATTCGTACTGTATTGACAGAATAATCAATTGCCCGTACAAATGAATATCGGAGTACGTACAGAAGCAGACTATTATTAAGTGAACTAACCTAAAGCTAGTAGTAGGCACCATTCATAATCTTATTTTGGACCTTCCATTTAAAATTCAAGAACAGTACCAAAGGATCAAGCcttttacaaacaaaaagaacACAACCTTGCTCAAATCTCTTGAACTTACAGCTTTGTATGTCGGAACAAAATGCCCAGCTTTTGAAACTGCCACTTGTAACAAATTTGCCACCTGCGCTTTCTCAACTTAATATTCACACAAACTTCATTTTACTAAATCATCCAGCTGAAGCACAGAAAGGAGTTTATTAGACACCATGCGCATAAATACATTTTGATCAAATAAGAGTCAGCCTTGACTTGAGATCTTGTCCAACCAACTCAATTAGCTCCCCTTTGCTCATTATTTCCACTTAGCGACAACGTTTCTGTACTGAAAATGGGCTAGGCCCATTAAATAATCACGGATAATATTATAGGCCCAAATACGTACGAATGATTTTTCTAAACCCACGGCCCATTTTTCGTTCCCCTTAAACCCTACGATCTAGATCATTCCGTCTTCTACCGATTAAAACTCTTTCAACCATTGAATATCGATTCAACTCCGAGAGAGAAAGAATTTGAGAGAAATGATGAAGCGTCTGGTCCCAACGTTCAACCGGATCCTGGTGCAGAGAGTCATCCAGCCTGCCAAAACCGAAAGCGGCATCCTCCTCCCTGAGAAAGCCTCCAAGGTAACGAtcgcttttttttcttttttaacgaTCTGATCTTCTGATTTGGCCTCAAAAGCGTTTCCGGATGATTTTCAGCTGAACTCAGGCAAGGTGATAGCAGTGGGGCCCGGTTCGAGAGATAAGGACGGGAAATTGATTCCGGTCTCGGTTAAGGAAGGCGACACTGTTCTTCTCCCAGAGTACGGCGGTACTCAGGTCAAGCTCGGCGAGAAGGAGTAAGTTGAACCAGCTCTCTTGTTGGTATTACATTTGATTGTAGATGCTTCATCTTAGCATTATTAGATAATTCAATTTGGATAATATCTGATTAGTGAAATTTAACACCATGCTTGCATATTCTCATTCATGTTTTTATACATGTTAATGTTACAATTTAGAATTGGATTAAAgtctttaattttttggtatTGATATAGGTACCATCTCTTCAGGGATGAGGATGTGTTGGGAACCTTGCACGAGGATTGACAAGGCTAAGCGAATGTCTTTGCCGTTGTGTGATGGGATCATTTAAGTTAAGTTTATCCTTGAAGATGTGG
The sequence above is drawn from the Brassica napus cultivar Da-Ae chromosome A8, Da-Ae, whole genome shotgun sequence genome and encodes:
- the LOC106364276 gene encoding 10 kDa chaperonin-like — encoded protein: MMKRLVPTFNRILVQRVIQPAKTESGILLPEKASKLNSGKVIAVGPGSRDKDGKLIPVSVKEGDTVLLPEYGGTQVKLGEKEYHLFRDEDVLGTLHED